A genomic region of Halostagnicola larsenii XH-48 contains the following coding sequences:
- a CDS encoding dihydrodipicolinate synthase family protein, whose product MAHAKLQHGLRSVAVGLLTPFDDNGRIEHEKLATNAKELSSAGINTFLACANISEYHSLSQQERINVTETSVTALPDDRCVLAGVGGSTMNATELITAYDELGVDAMMVMPPDHTYLHEQGLLEYYRSLAAATDTGIVPYVRGFDPSVEFLASMTEIDGVAGVKFALEDPVKLGEAVVAGSDDVVWVDGLAEPYAVPFWAQGAEGFTAGVTNFEPRLGLALLSALRAGEWERARALQSAAVPYQQFRSRTGADNTLSGAISVPAVKYGLELAGYNGGSVREPIIELTNQEKQQAEGLYDQLQTDLDRLV is encoded by the coding sequence ATGGCCCACGCCAAGCTACAGCACGGTCTGCGAAGCGTCGCAGTCGGTTTACTGACGCCGTTTGACGACAACGGCAGAATCGAACACGAGAAGCTCGCCACAAACGCAAAGGAACTCTCGAGTGCGGGTATAAACACGTTTCTCGCGTGCGCGAACATCAGCGAATACCACTCGCTGTCCCAGCAAGAACGCATCAACGTAACCGAGACGAGCGTCACAGCGCTTCCGGATGATAGATGCGTGCTGGCCGGTGTCGGTGGGAGCACAATGAACGCGACGGAACTCATCACCGCTTACGACGAACTGGGCGTCGACGCAATGATGGTCATGCCGCCGGACCACACCTACCTTCACGAGCAAGGGCTGCTTGAGTACTATCGCTCGCTCGCAGCTGCGACAGACACAGGTATCGTTCCCTACGTTCGAGGCTTCGACCCATCGGTGGAATTTTTGGCGTCAATGACCGAAATCGATGGTGTCGCGGGTGTTAAGTTTGCCCTCGAGGATCCGGTCAAACTCGGTGAGGCGGTCGTCGCCGGCAGCGATGATGTCGTCTGGGTTGACGGCCTCGCGGAGCCGTACGCGGTCCCGTTCTGGGCGCAGGGTGCTGAGGGATTCACCGCAGGTGTGACGAATTTCGAACCTCGACTCGGTCTCGCCCTGTTATCGGCGCTTCGAGCGGGAGAGTGGGAACGGGCCCGCGCGCTTCAGAGTGCTGCGGTTCCATACCAGCAGTTCCGGAGCCGGACGGGCGCTGACAATACGTTATCGGGCGCAATCAGTGTTCCCGCAGTGAAGTACGGCCTCGAACTCGCGGGATACAACGGTGGGAGCGTCCGCGAACCGATAATTGAACTCACAAATCAAGAGAAACAACAAGCCGAGGGACTCTACGACCAACTCCAGACCGATTTAGATCGCTTGGTCTGA
- a CDS encoding glycosyl hydrolase family 28 protein, which produces MTIHNVNVENPRRAPNGDGIDINSAQHVRISDTYVHAGNDAICIKSGKNAEGHDVGRLTSAITVTKYRHVRSRRRRNRERNVR; this is translated from the coding sequence GTGACGATTCACAATGTAAACGTGGAGAATCCTCGCCGCGCACCGAACGGCGATGGGATCGACATCAACTCCGCACAGCACGTCCGCATCAGCGACACGTACGTCCATGCTGGCAACGACGCCATCTGCATCAAATCCGGGAAGAACGCCGAGGGACACGATGTCGGTCGACTCACGTCCGCGATCACGGTTACGAAGTACCGTCACGTCCGGTCACGACGGCGTCGCAATCGGGAGCGAAATGTCCGGTGA
- a CDS encoding HpcH/HpaI aldolase family protein produces the protein MTKLKHKFQTEPNLVGAWLSIGHPTVAEVTATHGFDFVLIDTEHTTVNLETVENMSRGVDAAEGATKTIVRVPSDDPVRIKRVLDIGIAGIMVPRIETADEARDIVQAVTYPPDGIRGVASGRASTYGDDFEQYFKNANDSITTVVQIETQTGLDNAREIAAVDGIDAVFVGPADLSANLGIFGEWDNDRFDAAIERVVRAGAAADIPVGTLVVDPTDIETRVKQDFDFLIVGKDTSHLSAANERIRERYEKTISQHTATSMTED, from the coding sequence ATGACAAAACTTAAACACAAATTCCAAACCGAACCAAATCTCGTCGGTGCGTGGCTCTCAATCGGACATCCTACCGTCGCCGAAGTAACAGCAACACACGGTTTCGATTTCGTTCTCATTGACACCGAACATACAACGGTGAATCTGGAAACGGTCGAAAATATGTCTCGTGGCGTCGATGCAGCCGAAGGTGCAACAAAAACGATCGTTCGAGTACCGTCGGACGACCCCGTTAGGATCAAGCGTGTTCTGGATATCGGAATTGCCGGAATAATGGTCCCACGGATCGAAACGGCCGATGAAGCTCGAGACATCGTTCAGGCGGTTACCTACCCGCCTGATGGTATTCGCGGTGTCGCGTCGGGCCGTGCCTCCACATACGGTGATGATTTTGAACAATACTTTAAAAACGCTAATGACTCGATTACCACGGTCGTCCAAATTGAGACGCAGACAGGCCTCGATAACGCTCGAGAGATCGCTGCAGTCGACGGTATCGACGCTGTTTTCGTTGGGCCGGCCGATCTCTCCGCGAACCTCGGAATTTTCGGAGAGTGGGACAACGACCGTTTCGACGCTGCGATTGAACGCGTTGTCCGTGCCGGGGCTGCCGCCGACATCCCGGTCGGAACGCTCGTCGTTGATCCGACCGATATCGAAACCCGCGTTAAGCAGGATTTCGATTTCTTGATTGTCGGGAAAGATACGAGTCACCTGTCGGCTGCCAATGAGCGAATTCGAGAACGCTACGAAAAAACGATATCACAGCATACGGCGACTTCGATGACCGAGGATTGA
- a CDS encoding IclR family transcriptional regulator, producing the protein MTKKEDTQKNRIQAVENAFEIVEEVQAANGCTVRHIMEMLDIPRSTAYVYMKTLEDVGFLSKSGDEYYIGVRFLKYGGCARHTSNIYQVSRVEVDKLAEKAQSVATIGCEDDGQRVLLYRTESGDAVSDNPPTGEYTKMHWTAVGKALLSQKSNAEIKEIAQRYGLPKATDQTHSDIDSLLKDIKEIRSRGYAIENEERSVGVKSIAMPIDIKDDLFENVAISVAGPTSRFTEDRIENELSTLLQETINIIELKMQHY; encoded by the coding sequence ATGACTAAGAAAGAAGATACCCAAAAAAATCGAATCCAAGCTGTCGAAAACGCATTTGAGATCGTCGAAGAAGTGCAAGCAGCTAATGGTTGTACTGTTAGGCACATCATGGAGATGTTGGATATACCCAGAAGTACAGCATATGTATACATGAAGACGCTCGAGGATGTTGGGTTTCTGAGTAAATCGGGTGATGAATACTATATTGGTGTTAGATTTTTAAAATATGGCGGGTGTGCAAGACATACTTCCAACATTTACCAAGTGTCAAGAGTTGAAGTAGACAAACTCGCAGAGAAAGCACAATCAGTTGCGACGATCGGTTGCGAGGATGATGGCCAACGGGTACTTCTTTACCGCACTGAATCTGGGGATGCCGTCTCCGATAATCCACCAACTGGAGAGTATACGAAGATGCACTGGACTGCAGTCGGGAAGGCTCTACTATCCCAGAAATCAAACGCGGAGATCAAGGAAATAGCGCAGCGCTACGGCCTTCCGAAGGCTACCGATCAGACGCATTCAGATATTGACAGTCTTCTCAAAGACATTAAGGAAATCCGTTCTCGAGGATACGCTATTGAAAACGAAGAACGATCAGTAGGCGTGAAATCTATCGCTATGCCGATTGACATTAAAGATGATCTGTTTGAAAATGTCGCTATCTCCGTTGCAGGCCCTACGTCAAGATTCACCGAGGATAGAATTGAGAATGAACTTTCTACTCTACTCCAGGAAACTATTAATATTATCGAACTTAAAATGCAGCATTACTAA
- a CDS encoding ABC transporter ATP-binding protein has protein sequence MSKTDPIVEVRDLDVTFQMNRGQSRVVRDADIDVFRNETLGIIGESGSGKSMLASSFLNAVVEPGVSTGDVTYYSHDGEPTNVLELSESELDRFRWEEVAMVFQGAMSSFNPVLKIRTHFRETLQDHNRDVGAGMQRARELLESVYLDPDRILDSYAHELSGGMKQRALIALSLVLEPELLVLDEPTAALDLLMQRSIVTLLEQLQDEYDLTLVFITHDLPLLTKLADRIAVMYAFNIIEIATTEDILYDASHPYTRALLDTTPDLNVPVEEMNIIEGSKPDPVDQIPGCSYHPRCPMADSQCRAEEPPMLAVRDGHESACFYHDQAAEAVPISAAPDTRPATSKNAATDGGDN, from the coding sequence ATGAGTAAGACAGACCCGATCGTGGAGGTTCGAGACCTCGACGTCACGTTCCAGATGAATCGTGGGCAATCACGCGTCGTCCGCGACGCCGATATCGACGTCTTCCGGAACGAGACGCTCGGCATTATCGGCGAGAGCGGCAGCGGGAAATCGATGCTCGCGTCGTCGTTTCTCAACGCCGTCGTCGAACCGGGCGTCTCGACCGGCGACGTGACGTACTATTCGCACGACGGAGAGCCAACCAATGTTCTGGAGTTATCCGAATCCGAACTGGACCGATTCCGCTGGGAGGAAGTCGCCATGGTGTTCCAGGGCGCGATGAGTTCGTTTAACCCCGTCCTGAAGATTCGGACTCACTTCAGGGAGACGCTGCAGGACCACAACCGCGACGTGGGCGCAGGAATGCAGCGCGCACGCGAGCTCTTAGAGAGCGTCTACCTCGACCCGGATCGAATTCTCGATTCCTACGCGCACGAGCTCTCCGGCGGGATGAAACAGCGGGCGCTCATCGCGCTCTCGCTCGTCCTCGAGCCGGAGCTACTCGTGCTCGACGAGCCGACGGCGGCGCTGGACCTGCTGATGCAGCGATCGATCGTGACGCTCTTGGAGCAACTGCAGGACGAGTACGACCTGACGCTCGTGTTCATCACGCACGACCTGCCACTGTTGACGAAGTTGGCCGACCGGATTGCCGTCATGTACGCCTTCAACATTATCGAGATCGCGACGACCGAGGATATCCTCTACGATGCCTCACATCCGTACACGCGCGCATTGTTGGATACGACGCCGGATCTGAACGTGCCGGTCGAGGAGATGAACATCATCGAAGGCAGCAAGCCGGATCCGGTTGACCAGATTCCGGGCTGTTCGTATCACCCTCGGTGTCCGATGGCCGATTCGCAGTGTCGAGCAGAAGAGCCGCCGATGCTGGCTGTCCGCGACGGCCACGAATCGGCGTGTTTCTACCACGACCAGGCAGCGGAGGCGGTTCCGATCAGCGCCGCGCCGGACACCCGGCCGGCGACGAGCAAAAACGCCGCGACCGACGGGGGTGACAACTGA
- a CDS encoding zinc-dependent alcohol dehydrogenase produces MKALVHTGPRSIEIREREKPAPNADEVLVRVHTAGLCGSDAHAYTYEDGYEWIPIPRIMGHEYSGEVVDVGSEVTDFSVGDHAVEEPIHDCGTCFQCKNSQPNVCQNFEITGMHNDGAYTEYTTVKPRDLHHIPDEIPLDHASITEPLSIATRAVFDQSNVAPGDTVLVEGPGPIGVLVAAVADSMGADVLVSGLRKDTVYRLPLVEQLGIETVDIENNDLSMLVDDHTDGIGFDAVFDTTGHQSGVEMAIDHVRKGGQVVVVGLSGAPSEVFMTPVVRSEVDLNTSYGSTWRNFEQAIRLLSTGAIDADAIIDRSFSVDEPTAAFEAFLESETCKPVFAFSE; encoded by the coding sequence ATGAAGGCATTAGTCCATACCGGTCCTAGATCGATCGAGATTCGCGAACGTGAAAAGCCAGCCCCCAACGCCGACGAAGTACTCGTCCGTGTCCACACCGCAGGACTGTGCGGCAGCGATGCACACGCGTACACCTACGAAGACGGCTACGAGTGGATTCCCATTCCACGAATCATGGGCCACGAGTACTCTGGAGAGGTCGTTGATGTCGGAAGTGAGGTCACCGACTTCTCTGTCGGCGACCACGCCGTCGAGGAACCGATCCACGACTGCGGTACGTGTTTCCAGTGTAAGAACAGTCAGCCGAACGTTTGCCAGAATTTCGAAATCACGGGGATGCACAACGACGGAGCCTATACGGAGTATACGACCGTCAAACCTCGTGATCTGCACCATATCCCCGATGAAATCCCGCTCGATCACGCGAGCATCACTGAACCGCTCAGCATTGCGACTCGTGCGGTATTCGACCAGTCGAACGTGGCTCCCGGTGACACCGTTCTCGTCGAGGGGCCCGGCCCGATTGGGGTACTCGTTGCCGCAGTCGCAGATTCGATGGGTGCAGACGTGCTCGTCTCAGGCCTCCGCAAAGATACTGTATATCGACTCCCACTTGTTGAACAACTCGGTATCGAGACAGTCGATATCGAGAACAACGATCTCTCGATGCTCGTCGACGACCATACCGACGGCATCGGCTTCGATGCTGTCTTCGACACGACCGGCCACCAAAGCGGCGTCGAAATGGCAATCGACCATGTCCGTAAAGGAGGACAGGTGGTCGTTGTTGGGCTTTCGGGTGCCCCGAGTGAAGTGTTCATGACGCCAGTCGTTCGCAGTGAAGTCGATCTGAATACGTCCTACGGATCGACTTGGCGTAACTTTGAACAGGCTATTCGCCTCCTATCCACCGGTGCGATCGATGCGGACGCGATCATCGATCGATCGTTCAGCGTCGACGAACCGACCGCCGCGTTCGAGGCGTTCCTTGAGTCAGAAACCTGTAAACCCGTCTTTGCGTTTTCCGAGTAA
- a CDS encoding glycosyl hydrolase family 28 protein: MSVDSRPRSRLRSTVTSGHDGVAIGSEMSGDIRDVTVSNCTFTDTDRGILIKTARDRGGAVEELRFDSIVIRRTPSPFTINGYYLDIDSESSPIGEGTPVIQNVHFSNISARNVESAGFLAGLPEQRFEGITFSNIDIDATRPIDPNTHPPAMADNYEQRHGLVCKSIET; this comes from the coding sequence ATGTCGGTCGACTCACGTCCGCGATCACGGTTACGAAGTACCGTCACGTCCGGTCACGACGGCGTCGCAATCGGGAGCGAAATGTCCGGTGACATTCGAGATGTGACCGTTTCGAACTGTACTTTCACGGATACTGACCGTGGAATCCTTATTAAAACAGCGCGAGATCGCGGCGGTGCCGTAGAGGAACTGCGGTTCGACAGCATCGTCATTCGCCGCACTCCGTCTCCGTTTACAATCAATGGCTACTACTTGGATATCGATAGCGAATCGAGTCCTATCGGCGAGGGAACGCCGGTGATCCAAAATGTCCACTTCTCCAATATCAGCGCTCGAAACGTCGAGAGTGCTGGATTCCTCGCCGGTCTCCCTGAACAGCGATTCGAGGGGATTACTTTCTCGAATATCGATATCGACGCTACGCGCCCAATCGACCCGAACACTCACCCGCCTGCCATGGCCGATAACTACGAGCAGCGACATGGACTTGTCTGCAAGTCCATCGAGACGTGA
- a CDS encoding ABC transporter ATP-binding protein, producing MATSEPVLSLDNVSVEFTDDGGLLNMFGDSETVRAVNDVSLEFGEQETLTLIGESGCGKSTLGKTAIGAQKPTSGSISYRGQDIWAARNGSGDVSIPFDEIRHSLQIIHQDPGSALNPNQRVLTSLLLPLQKWYPDLSREECEERIHTLFERVGMSPPGDYLNRYPHQLSGGETQRVVLVRALLLNPDLILADEAISALDVSLRVEMMDLMLELQDLFQTSYLFISHDLSNARYIAEKSGGRIAVMYLGEIVEIGTVDEIVENPQHPYTKALQWATANLYEDEPDDEFPLRKIDVPDPTDLPSGCHFHPRCPNAREVCQQQHPGRIHANGNAENYARCFRADEDHEYWNSPKVTDE from the coding sequence ATGGCGACGTCCGAACCGGTGCTCTCACTGGATAACGTTTCCGTCGAGTTCACCGATGACGGCGGCTTGCTCAATATGTTCGGCGACTCCGAAACCGTCAGAGCGGTCAATGACGTCTCCCTCGAGTTCGGCGAGCAGGAGACGCTCACCCTCATCGGGGAGAGCGGATGTGGAAAGTCCACGCTCGGCAAGACGGCGATTGGGGCCCAAAAGCCGACCAGCGGCTCCATCAGCTACCGCGGGCAGGATATCTGGGCGGCGCGAAACGGGTCGGGCGACGTCTCGATTCCTTTCGACGAAATCCGCCACTCGCTCCAGATCATCCATCAGGATCCGGGCAGCGCGCTCAATCCGAACCAGCGAGTTCTCACTTCGCTTTTGTTGCCGCTCCAGAAGTGGTATCCCGACCTCAGCCGCGAGGAGTGCGAAGAGCGCATCCATACGCTGTTCGAACGGGTCGGCATGTCGCCGCCGGGAGACTACCTCAACCGGTATCCGCACCAGTTGAGCGGCGGGGAAACCCAGCGCGTGGTTCTCGTGCGTGCGCTCCTGTTGAATCCCGATCTGATCCTCGCCGACGAGGCGATCAGCGCACTCGACGTCTCCCTGCGCGTCGAGATGATGGATCTCATGCTCGAGTTGCAGGACCTGTTCCAGACCTCGTACCTGTTCATCTCCCACGACCTCTCGAACGCACGGTATATCGCCGAAAAATCCGGCGGCCGGATCGCGGTGATGTACCTGGGTGAGATCGTCGAGATCGGGACGGTCGACGAGATCGTCGAGAACCCGCAGCATCCCTACACGAAAGCGCTGCAGTGGGCGACGGCGAACCTCTACGAAGACGAACCGGACGACGAGTTCCCACTGCGAAAAATCGATGTGCCCGACCCGACGGATCTCCCGTCGGGCTGTCACTTCCATCCGCGGTGTCCGAACGCTCGAGAGGTGTGCCAACAACAGCATCCAGGCCGGATCCACGCGAATGGCAACGCAGAAAACTACGCACGATGTTTCCGTGCCGATGAGGACCACGAGTACTGGAACAGTCCCAAGGTGACCGACGAGTAA
- a CDS encoding Gfo/Idh/MocA family oxidoreductase yields the protein MKLGIIGCGTIAQIMHIPNVVEIPDATLAAMCDPAENVIKSLGNRYNVPPEQRYTDPSQLIEERADDLDGVIVTTPMQTHADIVEMALAAELDTLVEKPLAVTPADAYRLVEAAEQSDVTAMVAYNRRFELAYERLVDELTDIDHVDSVTAYAVDADFSKSLPDIYDLVEPELGADFIERSNERRREQSKQAVNTTDDELAAAYDFQLEHVCHDINALRGLFGDIVSIDHVDFVRDGYFGTAHLTFEGGERCVLQTGDSERHWHEQFLRIDTPEQMLQLEFDHPFVKYNSATLSIRKGRTETIDSRFSPTREESFKRELEQFMACVRGEGEIQTPFTDARDDIELIASLFTKSQE from the coding sequence ATGAAGTTAGGTATCATCGGCTGTGGAACTATCGCACAGATTATGCATATCCCGAATGTCGTCGAAATTCCGGATGCAACGCTTGCTGCAATGTGCGATCCCGCTGAGAACGTCATTAAGTCGCTCGGAAACCGATACAACGTCCCACCGGAGCAACGGTACACTGACCCGAGCCAACTGATTGAAGAACGTGCGGACGACCTCGACGGAGTCATCGTTACTACGCCGATGCAAACCCACGCTGACATCGTCGAAATGGCGCTTGCAGCTGAATTAGACACCCTCGTCGAAAAGCCGCTAGCTGTCACGCCGGCTGACGCCTACAGGCTGGTCGAGGCCGCAGAACAAAGCGATGTGACGGCAATGGTCGCGTACAATCGCCGATTCGAACTAGCGTATGAGCGATTGGTCGACGAACTCACCGACATCGATCATGTAGACAGTGTCACGGCCTACGCTGTCGATGCTGATTTCTCGAAATCACTCCCGGATATCTACGATCTTGTCGAACCGGAACTTGGCGCAGACTTCATCGAACGGAGTAACGAACGTCGGCGCGAACAATCGAAGCAGGCCGTCAATACTACCGACGATGAACTCGCCGCAGCGTACGATTTTCAACTCGAGCACGTCTGTCACGATATCAATGCGCTTCGCGGGTTATTTGGCGATATCGTCTCGATCGACCACGTCGACTTCGTCCGGGACGGGTATTTCGGCACTGCCCACCTCACGTTCGAAGGCGGCGAACGATGCGTACTCCAGACGGGTGATTCCGAACGGCACTGGCACGAGCAGTTCCTGCGCATCGACACGCCAGAACAGATGCTCCAGCTCGAGTTCGATCACCCGTTCGTCAAGTACAACTCAGCAACCCTCTCCATCCGGAAGGGAAGGACAGAAACGATCGATTCTCGATTCAGTCCCACTCGCGAGGAAAGTTTCAAACGGGAGTTAGAGCAATTTATGGCATGCGTTCGCGGTGAAGGAGAGATACAAACGCCGTTCACTGATGCGCGAGATGATATCGAGTTGATTGCCTCGCTTTTCACGAAATCTCAGGAGTAA
- a CDS encoding ABC transporter permease, translating to MSSNRPDDQEGLESLFETDIDREPVSRSERFKRQFDLYVLAPCRVAMTDWRAVLGTAILTVFVLMGTLGVWLVDQPLSGDAPNLVPPFQNTEYILGTDMNGEPILAQLIHATPDMFRMVFAGAVVSIGFAAIVGVVSGFLRGTMVDRLLMGVTDIIITIPGLPLVIVLIAIFQPTDPYVIGVLLGLDNWPGLARTVRSQVLSIREESYVEASQIMGISTGTILRRDVLSQLMPYITVNSALASRRIIFESVGLYFLGILPFTTFNWGVMMNLAYENHALSTPDMYHTLALPLLTIFMMSFGLVLLSQGLDSVFNVRLRARHASTIDDDGGPN from the coding sequence ATGAGTAGCAACCGACCTGACGACCAGGAGGGACTCGAGTCCCTCTTCGAGACAGATATTGATCGAGAACCGGTGTCGCGATCCGAGCGGTTCAAGCGCCAGTTCGACCTGTACGTCCTCGCGCCGTGTCGCGTCGCGATGACCGACTGGCGGGCCGTCCTCGGAACCGCGATTCTCACCGTCTTCGTACTGATGGGGACCCTCGGCGTCTGGCTCGTTGATCAACCCTTGAGCGGAGACGCACCAAATCTCGTCCCACCGTTTCAGAACACCGAGTACATTCTCGGCACCGATATGAACGGCGAGCCGATCTTGGCTCAACTCATCCACGCGACGCCGGACATGTTCCGGATGGTGTTCGCCGGCGCCGTCGTGAGCATCGGGTTCGCGGCGATCGTGGGCGTCGTCTCGGGCTTCCTTCGCGGAACGATGGTCGATAGGTTACTGATGGGAGTAACGGACATCATCATCACGATTCCCGGCTTGCCGCTGGTGATCGTGCTGATCGCGATCTTTCAGCCGACCGATCCGTACGTTATCGGCGTCTTGCTCGGCCTCGACAACTGGCCCGGACTGGCCAGAACCGTCCGATCACAGGTGCTGAGTATCAGGGAGGAATCCTACGTCGAGGCGTCCCAGATCATGGGCATCTCGACGGGGACGATCCTTCGCCGGGACGTCCTCTCCCAGCTCATGCCCTACATCACCGTCAACTCCGCGTTGGCCTCGCGACGGATCATTTTCGAGTCCGTCGGGCTGTACTTCCTGGGGATTCTGCCGTTCACGACGTTCAACTGGGGCGTCATGATGAACCTCGCGTACGAAAACCACGCGCTCAGTACGCCGGATATGTACCACACGCTCGCGCTCCCCCTGCTGACCATCTTCATGATGTCGTTCGGACTCGTCTTGCTCTCACAGGGGCTCGACAGCGTGTTCAACGTCCGACTCAGAGCGCGACATGCCTCGACGATCGACGACGACGGAGGGCCAAACTGA
- a CDS encoding ABC transporter permease translates to MNSNYFLKRVGQAVLTFVATVTLTFVLYRMMPGGPAQALENVILQQQSSGGNTIDPERIELLVSQYTNLESDAPLYEQYYQYMHSVFIEQDLGESLYSNDTVTHLLAERIPWSMLISVYAMVIGYTVSIVLGAMMAFKEKSRFDSISSVVLIGLNSTPYYVVGVLLIFFFSIRYEFFPRGGRVGLGIDPGFNLAFMQSIAYHAMLPVFSMSVLGLGTALTMRGNSVRVLGEDYLRVAKLRGLRNSRIATQYVGRNAILPMYTQFMIGIAGVLSSSVIVEEIFTYPGVGLLVYDAIQVRNYPVLMGSLIVFTLITVIAILIADLTYGFVDPRISTGGDNE, encoded by the coding sequence ATGAATAGTAACTATTTCCTCAAGCGTGTCGGACAGGCAGTACTGACGTTCGTTGCGACGGTAACGCTGACGTTCGTCCTGTATCGGATGATGCCGGGCGGTCCAGCACAAGCGCTCGAGAACGTCATCCTCCAACAGCAATCGTCAGGAGGCAATACGATCGACCCCGAACGGATCGAGCTGTTGGTTTCACAGTATACGAACCTCGAGAGCGACGCACCGCTGTACGAACAGTACTACCAGTACATGCACAGCGTCTTCATCGAGCAAGACCTCGGGGAGTCGCTCTACTCAAATGATACCGTGACCCACCTGCTGGCCGAACGCATCCCCTGGTCGATGCTCATCAGCGTCTATGCGATGGTGATCGGCTACACCGTGAGCATCGTCCTCGGCGCGATGATGGCGTTCAAAGAGAAGTCCCGATTCGACTCCATCTCGTCGGTGGTCCTCATCGGCCTCAACTCGACGCCGTACTACGTCGTCGGGGTTTTGCTCATTTTCTTCTTTAGCATCCGGTACGAGTTCTTCCCGAGAGGCGGCCGTGTCGGGCTGGGTATCGACCCGGGCTTCAATCTCGCGTTCATGCAGAGTATCGCCTATCACGCCATGCTCCCCGTGTTCTCGATGAGCGTCCTCGGACTCGGCACCGCACTGACCATGCGAGGGAACTCCGTTCGTGTGCTGGGCGAGGATTACCTGCGCGTCGCGAAACTTCGCGGCCTGCGAAACTCTCGCATCGCGACCCAGTACGTGGGGCGCAACGCAATCTTGCCGATGTACACGCAGTTCATGATCGGTATCGCGGGCGTGCTCAGTAGTTCGGTCATCGTCGAGGAAATCTTCACGTACCCCGGCGTCGGACTGCTGGTCTACGATGCCATCCAGGTGCGTAACTACCCCGTTCTCATGGGCTCGCTGATCGTGTTTACTCTCATCACCGTTATCGCGATTCTGATCGCTGACCTGACCTACGGCTTCGTCGATCCTCGAATTTCGACTGGAGGAGATAATGAGTAG